The genomic window AACGAAAACCGGGTCGTAGCCGAACCCGCCGTCGCCGCGTGGTGCGCGGGCGATCGCCCCCGGCCACTCCCCGCGCACGACGACCTCGCCGCCGGCCGACACCAGCGCGCAGGCCGACACGAACGCCGCGCCGCGCCGCCCGTCAGGCACGTCGCGCAGCTGCGCCAGCAGCAGCGCGGTGTTCGCGGCGTCGTCGCCGTGGTTGCCCGCCCAGCGCGCCGACAGCACGCCTGGCATGCCATTCAACGCGGCCACCGCCAGACCGGAATCGTCGGCCACACTCGCCAGACCCGTGGCGGCGAACGCGTCGCGCGCCTTCGCCAACGCGTTCTGTTCGAACGTCGCACCGGTTTCCGGCGCCTCATCGAACGGCTCAACGTCGTTGAGCGACAACAGCGTCAGGCCGGACAGTCCGGCTCCGTCGAGCACCCGGCGCAACTCGGCCAGCTTCTTGGGATTGCGGCTGGCGACCAGGAGCTGAGTCACAAGCGCCGCTCCTCCTCATCGCTTGCGGTCTGCATCGTCGCCAGCGCGGTCAGGTTCCAAAGCCCTTCGGCGGCGGCGGCCCTTCGGGCAGCACGCCCGGGTACGGCAACGCCAATGCCTCGCGCTGCTTGGCGAACAACGTGTCGCATGCGCCGAGTGCCATGTCGAGCAGCTTGTCGAGCGTCGAGCGCGGGAACGTCGCACCCTCACCGGTCCCCTGAATCTCCACCAGCGTCCCGGTGTCGGTGGCGACGACGTTCATGTCGACCTCGGCGCGCGAATCCTCCTCGTACGGCAGATCGACACGGACCCGGCCGTCGACCACGCCGACGCTCACCGCCGCGATGGCACACGACAGCGGACGCGGGTCCGACAGCTTGCCCGCCGCCGACAGGTAGGTCACCGCGTCGGCCAGGGCCACGTAGGCGCCGGTGATGGCCGCCGTCCGGGTTCCGCCATCGGCCTGCAGCACATCGCAGTCGACGGCAATCGTGTTTTCCCCCAACGCCGCCAGGCTGATGCACGCGCGCAGCGACCGGCCGATGAGGCGGCTGATCTCCTGGGTACGGCCCGACGGGCGGCCCTTCAGCGATTCCCGGTCGGAGCGAGTGTGGGTGGCAGACGGCAACATCGCGTACTCCGCGGTCAACCATCCCAGTCCCGAGCCCTTGCGCCACCGCGGCACACCGTCGGTGACGCTGGCCGTGCACAGGACCTTGGTTTGGCCGAATTCGATCAGCACCGAGCCCGCGGGGTGTTCGGTGAAACCCCGCGTGATCGTCAGCGGGCGAAGCTCGTCGTCGAGGCGACCGTCTTCTCGTTTGGACACGACGCCAACCCTAGCCCGCAGTCCCCAACGGGTGCCGTGCGGAGCGGGCGGGTGGGGTCAGACTCGCTCGGAGTGCCGGACGTCGAACGTCTCACCGCACACCACCGCGTGCACGGGTCCGTCGAATTCGGCCTTGGCCTCGCTGATCACGTCCTCGCGCGAGGTCCACGGCGGGATGTGGGTGAGCAACAGCTCGCGGACACCGGCCGCGGCGGCGGCCCGGCCGGCGTCGGTGCCCGACAGGTGCAGGGCGGGCGGCCGGTCCGGCGCATGGGTCCAGGAGGCCTCGCACAGGAAGACGTCGGCATCGCGCGCCAACTCGACGAGCTGGTCGCAGGTCCCAGTGTCACCGCTGTAGACGAACGAGGCCCCGCTGGGATCGGTGATCCGCAGGCCGTAGGACTCCGTCGGGTGGGCGACCACGCGCGGGGTCACCGTGAGCGCGCCGATCGTCACCGGTTCGCCGTCGACCCAGTGCCGCACGTCGAAGATGTCCGAACAGTCGTCGATTTCCCCGCCGTAGGGCGACGACGCCGCGCCCAGCCGCGACCACGTGTCACTCGGGCCGTAGAGCAACGCCTTCCCGAGCGGCTTCGTGGGATGGTAACGGCGCCACACGAACAGCCCCGGCATGTCCAGGCAGTGATCGGCATGCAGATGCGACAACAGCACATGAACCGAGCCCGGGTCGGCGTAGCGCTGCAGCGCGCCGAGCACGCCCCCGCCGAAGTCGAGGACCAGCGGCGGAGTGTCCGGGGCCCGAAGCAGATAACCGGATGCAGGCGAATCCGGACCCACCACGCTGCCCGAGCAGCCCAGGACGGTAATTCGCACGGACACTACTGTGCCATGCCCAGTCGCACCATGAGAAAAACATCGAGGTATTGATGTGATGAGAATCTCTGTGCGCTAGTCGATGCGGGAATGCTGCACCGGCCTGACACCGGTCACGGCCGGCCCCAAGAATCGCGCCGCCAGTGTGGTGAACGCCTCCGGATCGCCCGTGGCTTCGAAGATCCGGGTGGCCGGTGGCGCGTCATGCGGACGGAGCAGATCTCGTTCCGTGAGCACCCGAAGCACTTCCTTGGCGGTCTCTTCGGCGCTGGAAACCAGCGTCACGTTCTCGCCCATCGCCAGTTGGATCAGCCCGGACAGCAGCGGGTAGTGCGTGCAGCCCAGCACCAGCGTGTCGACCTGGGCGCGCTGCAGCGGCTCGAGGTAACCCTCGGCCAGCCCGAGGACCTGTCGCCCGCTGGTCACCCCGCGCTCGACGAAGTCGACGAAACGCGGGCAGGCCACCGCGGTGACCTCGGTGTCGCGGGCGGCGGCGAACGCGTCCTGGTAGGCGTGCGACGTGATGGTGGCCTGCGTCCCGATGACACCGATGCGGCCGTTGCGGGTGGTGGCCGCGGCGCGCCGCACCGCCGGCAGGATCACCTCGACGACCGGCACGTCGTAGCGTTCGCGGGCATCCCGCAGGCAGGCGGCCGACGCCGTGTTGCACGCGATCACCAGGACCTTGACCCCGCGACTCACCAAGTCGTCGCCGATGGCCAGCGCGTGCGCCCGGACCTCGGGGATGGTGAGCGGGCCATAAGGACCATTGGCGGTGTCGCCCACGTAGACGATGTCCTCGTCGGGCAGCTGGTCGATGATCGCGCGGGCGACGGTCAACCCGCCGACGCCGGAGTCGAAGACCCCGACGGGCGCCAGTGGCGAGGTCATGTTTTCAGCCGTGTCACGGCAGCGCGGGCCTGTCGTTGAGCCCGCGCCCGGCGTTCGGGGGCCGACAGCAGGTACGCCGCCACGACCCCGGCGACGGCCCCGCACAGGTGGCCCTGCCACGACACGCCGCCGCACTGACCCAGCACGGGCATGGCACCCAGCAGGACGCCGCCGTAGGCGAACAACACGACCAGCCCGACGGCGATGTCTACGAATCTGCGCACGAAGATGCCGAACACCAGCAGGAAGGCCAGCCAGCCGAAGATCAGCCCCGAGGCGCCGATGTGATCGGTGGGACCGCAGCTGCTGCCGATGTCGCCGATGAACCAGGTGCCGAACCCGCCGAGAATCCACACGATCGCGGTGGCCCACACGAACCGGGACAGGCCGGCCAGCGTCATCAGGAATCCCAGGACCAGCAACGGCAGGGTGTTGGCCATCAGGTGCGCCCAGTTGGCGTGCAGCACCGGGGCGAAGATGATCCCCCACAGCCCGTCGGCCTCGAGCGGCCTGATGCCGTTGGCGTCCAGGGAGTGCCGGGTCAGCTGGTCGATCAGCTCGACGAGGTAGAGCAGCGCCACGAAGGTGAGGATCGTGGCCCCGCCCACCGCCCAGTGGGGCCGCTTTTTCGGCGGCGTGGCCATTGTCTGCTGATGTCCCGGGCTCATGCCCATAACTGCCCTTCTGGAGCGCCTTGGCATCGTCCAGGGTACCGGTGCCGGGGCCGGTCACCGCCCCGCTTCGCTCAGGGCGCGAATGCGCCGGGCAACAGATCGCGGTAAGTCGGTATCCCGGCGACCGACTCGGCGGCCAGCACGCCGACCAGCACCGCGCGCGCCAGGCAGTCGGCCGCGGCGGCGCCGACCTCGGTCACCAGCCGCGTCTCGGGAGACATCGCGGCCGGCGCCTCGGCCGGGGGCGGCACCTCGACGGCCCCGGTGGCCAGGGCGAACACCGTGTCGCCATCTAGCGGCGTGTGCGCCGGCCGGATGCTGCGGGCCAGACCGTCCTGCGCGGCGACCGCCATCCGCCGGCATCCCGCCGGGCTGAGCGCCGCGTCCGTCGCGACCACCGCGATCGTGGTGTTCAGCGGCTCGAGCTTGGACGGCAGCGCGGCGAGCGCCTCGATCTGCTCGGCCGGCGGCGGCCGCAGCGCGAACTCGCCGATCGCGGCCGCCATCCAGGGCAGGCCCGTGCTGCGGTCGACGACCTCACCCACGGAGTTCACCACGGCCAGCGCACCGACGGTCACGCCAGACGGCAGGGCGGTGGACGCCGTCCCGACCCCGCCCTTGAGAACGCCGGCGCGTGCCCCCACGCCGGCACCGACCGTCCCGATGGCCGTCCCCGCACCGGCGGCCGCAGACGCGGCTTCGCAAGCCAAGAAGCCGAACTCCGCGGTCGGCCGGCGGTCCCAGCCGCCGACCGGCAGATCGAAGATCACCGCGCCCGGGACGATGGGCACCACGCCGCCGTCCATCGCGACGCCGCGGCCGTGCTCCTCGAGCCAGCGCATGACACCGTCGGCGGCCGCCAGGCCGTAGGCGCTGCCGCCGGCGAGCAGCACCGCGTCCACGTACCGCATCGTGTTGGCCGGATCGAGCAGGTCGGTCTCCCGGGTGCCGGGCGCGCCGCCGCGACAGTCGACCGCGCCGACCGTCCCGGGGGGTGTCAGGACCACGGTCACCCCGCGGGCCCATCCCGCGCCCATCGACGCGTCGGGCTCCAGTCGCTGGTGGTGGCCGACACGGACACCGCCGACGTCCGTGATCGAGTCCATCAGGCGGACTTGCCCATCAGCACCAGGACCAGACATTCCTGCAGCACGGTGAGCCACTGATACACGTCGAAATGGGTGGCCAGCGGATGGTCCTCGGGCAACCGGTCCGGGCCGTGCGGCCCGATGTCGAGCATCACCCCGAGCGTCAGCCGGATGTCGTTGACCGACGAGATCCACGCGTTCGCGTCATCCTCGGTCAGCTCGAACCGGCCGCCATTCTCCGGGATCGTATCCAACAATCGCTGTGCCGCAACACGTTTGGCCTCGATGATCCGCGGTTCGTGCAGATTTCGCAGCGCGGCATTGAGGCTTTCGGTGCTGGCGGCCAGCGGATCGTCGTGGTCGGACTTGTAAAAGTCGGGCAGCAGCCGTCGCAGCGTCGGATCGTCCGGGGGCTGCGAGCTTCCGATCTTGATGCCGGTGATCGCCTCGAGTTCGTCTGAGGGCGACGAGGATTCGCGCTCGTCGAGCAAACCGATCAGCGCCGTGCCGAGATTCCTGAGCAGGGCGGCCTCATGCGCCGCCAGGGCGGACCGAAAACGGGGACCGTCGGCGGTCTCGACGCGCTTCCATTTGCGCACAGGCAGCCCGGATGCCCTGGATTCTCAGCGGTCCTGCTGCAGGGTCGCCCATAACCCGGCGGCATGCAGTTTGGACACGTCGACTTCCATGGACTCTCGGCTACCCGCCGACACCACGGCCCTGCCCTCGTTGTGCACCTGCAGCATCAGCTTGGTGGCCTGCGACTCGCTGTAGCCGAACAACTTCTGGAACACATACGTCACGTACGTCATCAGATTGACCGGGTCGTCCCACACGATGGTGACCCACGGACTGGCCGTGACGTCGACCGGAGCAGCCCCGCGCTGCCCGCTGGTGTCCGGCTTGGTAGGCGCTGACGCAACAACCATGGCCTCCAGGATACCGAGACAACCTCGCCGCGCAGCCAGCCGTTACCGTTGGGAGGATGAACGAGCCCCTCTTAGCTGGGCTGCTGACCGACAAGTACGAGTTCACCATGCTGGCAGCCGCGCTGCGGGACGGCTCCGCGGATCGCCGAACCACCTTCGAATTATTCGCCCGCCGGCTGCCCGCGGGGCGCCGCTACGGCGTGGTCGCCGGGACCGGCCGGCTACTGGAAGCGTTGCCGCAGTTCAGGTTCGACGATGAGGCGTGCCGCCTGGTGGCGCAATTCCTCGACCCTGACACGGTGCGCTACCTCCGGGATTTCCGGTTCGGCGGCGACATCGACGGATACGCCGAAGGTGAGCTGTATTTTCCCGGCTCCCCGCTGTTGACGGTGCGGGGCAGCTTCGCTGAATGCGTGGTGCTCGAGACGCTCGCGCTGTCCATTTTCAACCACGACACCGCGATCGCTTCGGCCGCGGCGCGAATGATCAGTGCGGCGGCCGGACGTCCGCTCATCGAGATGGGTTCGCGACGCACCCACGAACGCTCAGCCGTCGCGGCGGCCCGCGCCGCCTACCTCGCCGGGTTCGCGGCGTCGTCGAACCTCGAGGCGCAGCGCCGGTACGGCATACCCACCGAAGGCACTGCCGCCCACGCCTTCACGATGCTGCACACCCGCGGCGATGCATCGCTGGAAGCCGCCGAACTGGCCGCCTTTCGGGCACAAGTCGACGCGCTGGGAGCGGGAACCACCCTGCTGGTGGACACCTACGACGTGACGACCGGGGTGGCCAACGCCGTCGCCGCCGCCGGGCCGACGCTCGGCGCGGTGCGCATCGACTCCGGCGAGCTGGGTGTGCTGGCCCGCCAGGTGCGCGAGCAACTCGACGAGCTGGGCGCCGGCACGACGAGCATCGTGGTCTCCGGCGATCTCGACGAGTTCGCCATCGCGGCGCTGCGCGCCGAGCCGGTGGACAGTTACGGCGTCGGCACCGCGCTGGTCACCGGCTCGGGAGCGCCGACGGCGGGCATGGTCTACAAACTGGTCGACGTCGACGGTATGCCGGTGCAGAAGCGAAGCAGCCACAAGGAATCCCGGGGCGGCCACAAGGAGGCGCTGCGGCGCTGCAGGGCGACCGGCACCGTCACCGAGGAGGTCGTCTACCCGGCGGGCCGTCCGCCCGTCGCCGCCGAGGCCTGCCGGGTGCTGACCACCCCGCTGGTCCGCGGCGGAGAGCCGGTGGCCGACACCGGCCCCGCGGCGTTGGCCGCCGCCCGGGATCGGGTGGCGTCGGGGCTGCACAGTTTGCCGTGGGAGGGCCTGAAACTGGCGCCCGGCGAACCGGCGATCCCGACGACGCATATCCCGGCCTGAGCTGCACTACGGTCGACGACGTGTCGGAGTCCGTTTCCGGGTCCGTGCCCGAGCTGCTGGCCGTCGCGGTGGCCGGGCTCGGCGGCAGCGAACGCAGCGGCCAGCTGCAGATGGCCACCGCGGTGGCCGCGGCCTTCGAATCCGGTGAGCACCTCGTCGTGCAGGCGGGCACCGGCACCGGAAAGTCGCTGGCGTACCTGGTTCCCGCGATCATCCGCGCGATCGACGACGAGGAGCCGGTCGTGGTCTCGACGGCGACCATCGCCTTGCAACGCCAGCTCGTCGACCGCGACCTGCCCCGACTGGCCGACTCGCTAGCCGCCGCGCTGCCGCGAGCGCCGCAGTTCGCCCTGCTGAAGGGCCGACGAAACTACCTGTGCCTGAACAAGATTCACGGAGGCGGGATGACCGAGGAGGGTGAGTCCGGCGCGGACGCGGAACAGCCGCAAGAGGAACTCTTCAACCCGATGGCGGCCAGCGCGCTGGGCCGCGACGTGCAGCGGCTGACCGCCTGGGCCGCGGCGACCGACACCGGCGACCGCGACGACCTCAAGCCCGGCGTGCCGGACCGATCCTGGTCGCAGGTCAGCGTCTCCGCGCGGGAATGCATCGGCGCGGCCCGCTGCCCCTTTGGCGCGGAGTGCTTCTCCGAACGGGCCCGTGGACGGGCCGGTGCGGCCGACATCGTCGTCACCAACCACGCCTTGCTGGCCATCGACGCGGTGTCCGAATCGGCGGTGCTGCCCGAGCACGCGCTGCTGGTGGTCGACGAAGCGCACGAGCTGGTCGACCGGGTGACGTCGGTGGCCACCGCGGAACTCACGTCAGCCACGCTGGGGGTGGCCGCGCGGCGGGTCGCCCGGCTGATCGGCCCGGAGCTGGTGGACCGGCTGGACGCGGCGTCGGCCATCCTGACCTCCGCGATCCACGACGCGACTCCCGGGCGCATCGACCACCTGGACGACGAGCTGGCGACCTACCTGACCGCGCTGCGCGACGCCGCCGGCGCGGCCCGGTCGGCGATCGAGAGCACCGGACAGACAATCCCAGCCGGGGCCGCCGCCACGCGCGCCGAAGCCGCGGCGGCCCTGAACGAGATATCCGATACCGCATCGCGCATCCTCACCTCGTTCGTCCCCGCGATCCCCGACCGCACCGACGTCGTCTGGCTCGAGCATGAGGACAATCGCGGGTCCCCCCGGCCGGTGCTGCGGGTGGCCCCGCTGTCGGTAGCGGGCTTGCTGCGCAGCCGGGTGTTCTCGCGTTCGACGACGGTGCTCACCTCCGCGACGCTGACCCTGGGCGGGTCATTCGACGCGATGGCCGCGGCGTGGGGACTCACCGGGGCCGAGGCCGGGCCCGCCGACACCGTCGAGCAGCAACCGTGGCGCGGCCTCGACGTCGGATCGCCGTTCCAGCACGCCAAGGCCGGCATCCTCTATATTGCGGCCCACCTGCCGGCACCCGGGCGCGACGGCACCGGCTCGGCCGAGCAGCTCGCCGAGATCACCGAGCTCATCACCGCCGCCGGCGGGCGGACCCTGGGACTGTTCTCGTCGATGCGGGCCGCCAAGGCCGCCGCGGAGGCCATGCGCGAACGCCTGTCCACACCCGTGTTGTGCCAGGGCGACGACAGCACCTCAGCGTTGGTCGAGCAGTTCAGCGCGGACCCGGAAACCTCGCTGTTCGGCACGTTGTCGCTCTGGCAGGGCGTCGACGTGCCGGGTCCGTCGCTGTCGCTGGTGCTGATCGACCGCATCCCCTTCCCGCGCCCAGACGATCCATTGCTGGGCGCGCGCCAGCGCGCGGTGGCGGCCCGCGGCGGCAACGGTTTCATGGCCGTCGCCGCCGCGCATGCCGCTCTGCTGCTGGCGCAGGGTTCCGGGCGGCTGTTGCGCCGGGTCACCGACCGCGGGGTGGTCGCGGTCCTCGACTCGCGGATGGTCACCGCCGGCTACGGCGGCTATCTGCGGGCGTCGCTGCCGCCGTTCTGGCAGACGACCAACGCCGAGCAGGTGCGCGGCGCGCTGCGGCGGCTGCGTGCCGCAGCGGCTACCCCGCCAGGGTGACCAGTCTCAGCTCCGCGCTGGACAACAGCATCGGGTGCGCGGGCAGCACCCGCACGGTGTATCCGACCGCTCCGGCCACCGGCAACGGGGTCGTCGTGGAGAACACCTGATT from Mycobacterium shigaense includes these protein-coding regions:
- a CDS encoding ATP-dependent DNA helicase, translating into MSESVSGSVPELLAVAVAGLGGSERSGQLQMATAVAAAFESGEHLVVQAGTGTGKSLAYLVPAIIRAIDDEEPVVVSTATIALQRQLVDRDLPRLADSLAAALPRAPQFALLKGRRNYLCLNKIHGGGMTEEGESGADAEQPQEELFNPMAASALGRDVQRLTAWAAATDTGDRDDLKPGVPDRSWSQVSVSARECIGAARCPFGAECFSERARGRAGAADIVVTNHALLAIDAVSESAVLPEHALLVVDEAHELVDRVTSVATAELTSATLGVAARRVARLIGPELVDRLDAASAILTSAIHDATPGRIDHLDDELATYLTALRDAAGAARSAIESTGQTIPAGAAATRAEAAAALNEISDTASRILTSFVPAIPDRTDVVWLEHEDNRGSPRPVLRVAPLSVAGLLRSRVFSRSTTVLTSATLTLGGSFDAMAAAWGLTGAEAGPADTVEQQPWRGLDVGSPFQHAKAGILYIAAHLPAPGRDGTGSAEQLAEITELITAAGGRTLGLFSSMRAAKAAAEAMRERLSTPVLCQGDDSTSALVEQFSADPETSLFGTLSLWQGVDVPGPSLSLVLIDRIPFPRPDDPLLGARQRAVAARGGNGFMAVAAAHAALLLAQGSGRLLRRVTDRGVVAVLDSRMVTAGYGGYLRASLPPFWQTTNAEQVRGALRRLRAAAATPPG
- a CDS encoding nicotinate phosphoribosyltransferase, yielding MNEPLLAGLLTDKYEFTMLAAALRDGSADRRTTFELFARRLPAGRRYGVVAGTGRLLEALPQFRFDDEACRLVAQFLDPDTVRYLRDFRFGGDIDGYAEGELYFPGSPLLTVRGSFAECVVLETLALSIFNHDTAIASAAARMISAAAGRPLIEMGSRRTHERSAVAAARAAYLAGFAASSNLEAQRRYGIPTEGTAAHAFTMLHTRGDASLEAAELAAFRAQVDALGAGTTLLVDTYDVTTGVANAVAAAGPTLGAVRIDSGELGVLARQVREQLDELGAGTTSIVVSGDLDEFAIAALRAEPVDSYGVGTALVTGSGAPTAGMVYKLVDVDGMPVQKRSSHKESRGGHKEALRRCRATGTVTEEVVYPAGRPPVAAEACRVLTTPLVRGGEPVADTGPAALAAARDRVASGLHSLPWEGLKLAPGEPAIPTTHIPA
- a CDS encoding rhomboid family intramembrane serine protease, whose product is MPRRSRRAVMGMSPGHQQTMATPPKKRPHWAVGGATILTFVALLYLVELIDQLTRHSLDANGIRPLEADGLWGIIFAPVLHANWAHLMANTLPLLVLGFLMTLAGLSRFVWATAIVWILGGFGTWFIGDIGSSCGPTDHIGASGLIFGWLAFLLVFGIFVRRFVDIAVGLVVLFAYGGVLLGAMPVLGQCGGVSWQGHLCGAVAGVVAAYLLSAPERRARAQRQARAAVTRLKT
- the rdgB gene encoding RdgB/HAM1 family non-canonical purine NTP pyrophosphatase, whose product is MTQLLVASRNPKKLAELRRVLDGAGLSGLTLLSLNDVEPFDEAPETGATFEQNALAKARDAFAATGLASVADDSGLAVAALNGMPGVLSARWAGNHGDDAANTALLLAQLRDVPDGRRGAAFVSACALVSAGGEVVVRGEWPGAIARAPRGDGGFGYDPVFVPDGTERTAAQLSPAEKDAASHRGRALALLLPALRALA
- the rph gene encoding ribonuclease PH — translated: MSKREDGRLDDELRPLTITRGFTEHPAGSVLIEFGQTKVLCTASVTDGVPRWRKGSGLGWLTAEYAMLPSATHTRSDRESLKGRPSGRTQEISRLIGRSLRACISLAALGENTIAVDCDVLQADGGTRTAAITGAYVALADAVTYLSAAGKLSDPRPLSCAIAAVSVGVVDGRVRVDLPYEEDSRAEVDMNVVATDTGTLVEIQGTGEGATFPRSTLDKLLDMALGACDTLFAKQREALALPYPGVLPEGPPPPKGFGT
- the murI gene encoding glutamate racemase, which gives rise to MTSPLAPVGVFDSGVGGLTVARAIIDQLPDEDIVYVGDTANGPYGPLTIPEVRAHALAIGDDLVSRGVKVLVIACNTASAACLRDARERYDVPVVEVILPAVRRAAATTRNGRIGVIGTQATITSHAYQDAFAAARDTEVTAVACPRFVDFVERGVTSGRQVLGLAEGYLEPLQRAQVDTLVLGCTHYPLLSGLIQLAMGENVTLVSSAEETAKEVLRVLTERDLLRPHDAPPATRIFEATGDPEAFTTLAARFLGPAVTGVRPVQHSRID
- a CDS encoding cyclic nucleotide-degrading phosphodiesterase; the encoded protein is MSVRITVLGCSGSVVGPDSPASGYLLRAPDTPPLVLDFGGGVLGALQRYADPGSVHVLLSHLHADHCLDMPGLFVWRRYHPTKPLGKALLYGPSDTWSRLGAASSPYGGEIDDCSDIFDVRHWVDGEPVTIGALTVTPRVVAHPTESYGLRITDPSGASFVYSGDTGTCDQLVELARDADVFLCEASWTHAPDRPPALHLSGTDAGRAAAAAGVRELLLTHIPPWTSREDVISEAKAEFDGPVHAVVCGETFDVRHSERV
- the aosR gene encoding oxidative stress transcriptional regulator AosR — protein: MRKWKRVETADGPRFRSALAAHEAALLRNLGTALIGLLDERESSSPSDELEAITGIKIGSSQPPDDPTLRRLLPDFYKSDHDDPLAASTESLNAALRNLHEPRIIEAKRVAAQRLLDTIPENGGRFELTEDDANAWISSVNDIRLTLGVMLDIGPHGPDRLPEDHPLATHFDVYQWLTVLQECLVLVLMGKSA
- a CDS encoding P1 family peptidase, whose translation is MDSITDVGGVRVGHHQRLEPDASMGAGWARGVTVVLTPPGTVGAVDCRGGAPGTRETDLLDPANTMRYVDAVLLAGGSAYGLAAADGVMRWLEEHGRGVAMDGGVVPIVPGAVIFDLPVGGWDRRPTAEFGFLACEAASAAAGAGTAIGTVGAGVGARAGVLKGGVGTASTALPSGVTVGALAVVNSVGEVVDRSTGLPWMAAAIGEFALRPPPAEQIEALAALPSKLEPLNTTIAVVATDAALSPAGCRRMAVAAQDGLARSIRPAHTPLDGDTVFALATGAVEVPPPAEAPAAMSPETRLVTEVGAAAADCLARAVLVGVLAAESVAGIPTYRDLLPGAFAP
- the clpS gene encoding ATP-dependent Clp protease adapter ClpS, with protein sequence MVVASAPTKPDTSGQRGAAPVDVTASPWVTIVWDDPVNLMTYVTYVFQKLFGYSESQATKLMLQVHNEGRAVVSAGSRESMEVDVSKLHAAGLWATLQQDR